Within Deltaproteobacteria bacterium, the genomic segment TGCCGGCGGCGGGCGCTGGCTCTGCGGTGCAAGCTCCCGTGCGGAAGAGGACCTGATCACGTTCCTTGTCGATGGCGAGGGATTGAAAGCATCACGTGAACTGATGGAACGATGGATCGATTACCGGAAGCCGCATCATCCGGAACACGGGCATGTCTGTATCGGGCCGCTTCGGGAAAGCCAGTTCGAATATCTCAAGAGCATCACCTTCTTCATCACGCCCGATCAATTGGGCGCGCTCAGCCTTGGGGCGAATTATGACAGCGCGCCCGGTGAGATCCCGCCCGTTATCGTGCCGTTCGGTTCGGGTTGCAGCCAGCTTGTCGGGCTTTTTGAGGACCTTGACGCGCCACAGGCCGTCATCGGCGCCACCGATATCGCCATGCGGCAGCATATCCCGCCGGACATTCTTGCCTTTACCGTAACAAAAGCGATGTTCCGGCGGCTCTGCGAACTGGACGAAAGAAGC encodes:
- a CDS encoding DUF169 domain-containing protein; its protein translation is MQPDPSRLLEKLGITIPLIGLYDAPDAGPFEPLVQPEPRKHTCVFAFYQDWLKGKTLHITDRNYGCAGGGRWLCGASSRAEEDLITFLVDGEGLKASRELMERWIDYRKPHHPEHGHVCIGPLRESQFEYLKSITFFITPDQLGALSLGANYDSAPGEIPPVIVPFGSGCSQLVGLFEDLDAPQAVIGATDIAMRQHIPPDILAFTVTKAMFRRLCELDERSFLYKPFWKNLRKTRERSE